Sequence from the Ostrea edulis chromosome 8, xbOstEdul1.1, whole genome shotgun sequence genome:
TATTTGCAAACAATATTGTAGATAGAATTTACCATGAAACCTTGactaaaaggtgaagataacgaacagtgttcaatctcataactcctaaaagcaattcaaaatagatagtcgggcaaacacggacccctggacacaccagaggtgggatcaggtgcctaggaggagtaagcatcccctgtcgaccggtcacacccgccgtaagccctatatcatgatgaGGTAAGGTTTAgagttgtttttgagaaatcatGATTATTTCTTGTTTCCTATACTTTctaatttgttttgtttataggagttccttatcttcactttgATATTCGAGTATAACCTACAAGAAGGTGAATTGCGTAGTCATTGCGTAAAAACTAAATACAAAAGTGTTATGTAACGTATTTTCAATCGTAATTTGTTTCCTGAAATTCAAATCAGCAAATGGTCCATATTGATCTTTAAACTTCTGTTTATATAGCTGCTGTTTAACCACTCTAAATACATGATTAACCTGTGCGTAATGAAAATAATCTCAAACAGCCACACTAATAaagggcgagatcaaaagatcaatgtcggataaaaatctaaattcaaatagttaggggagGAGGGTAAAAATTCaagtaagtttctgtcatccgataTCGATTACACttgtggaaaaagaaaaaagtcaaatgactgttgaaaaccacctaatatcatattttaatgaacatttaataattttaatgtacactttcatttgtgaataaacaatagaaaaggtatacagagtgttatttatacgcGTAAGTTTTTATTTGTTCTTACGATTATTTTCAACATTCGCCATATCTAGTTTTAAGGGGAACGTGGTGAAAACTAAGTCAATTTAGCTTTTTGTCGGACATTCAACTTTTGATCTCGTCCCTAAGTGgcttcttttatttcgagttcacttggatatattaatatcaaattaaaatatgtCTTCTCTTACCTTGgatattttcttttgaatgtTTTGAAGAGCAGCGGTCCGTGATTGAGGATCTTGGTCCCTATTTATTTTCGCTAGCATACAGCTTTCAATTTGTGTCAAAAGTTTTTCTAAAAACCTGtgatttatgaaattcatttatGGTTGATATAGCATACATGAATGAAAGAAATCTCAAAAATGTAtgtaacattttctttttaaaaagtattcatAAGATCTGTATTTGTTTCATTGTACTAATTTGATATATCATGccaattttaattattttacttcAGGTGTTTGTAGTAGCGCCTCTCTAAATTAACATCGATTGATCGATGAAGTAGATCAAGGAATCTCCGGAATTCATCACTCAGTTCAGTATTCTGCGTCTACAAGTAAATGTTACTGACacataaccaacagtgatcaatcacacaAATTCTAGAAAAATACGGCTAACACGGACCCTAGACACAgccgaggtgggatcaggtgccaagttCTATACCTTGAcaagataaacggagtaatccgtagttaactTTAGTATGTAAAGTTTGATCTAACATTTGGTAGGAaacactattttgtattgcttataggagttatgagattgatcactgttcgttatcttaacctgaCACTTCAGatagcattcgacctaatggcaggttgtatttgtaacggtgaagataacagtgatcaatgtcataactcctataacgaatacaaaTTAAGAATTGGGTAAATACGGACCCTTGAAGACACCAGAGGTGTCATCATGTGCCTAGGAAAAGTAGGCATCCGCTGTTGGCCAATCAAACCCACCCTGCGCCCTACATCTTGAGCAGTAGAAAGGAGGACccaaaatcaaaatcattgtgtacaCAATAGCCTAACAATTTTTATGAAACATgccagatagcatttgacccaatggcaggttgtattggcaaaccagattgttataacgaccatagaatttgcgaaatgctgactttaaacgagattgtttaaacccctgtaacatcaacttgtttctcagtagtCAACTTTGATTTAGAAACTTTTcacacacagaacaagctcttgcgtgttGAATCATTTATGAAGAGACATCAACGCCGGGTATATgctaaagaacaaggtacgattgtgtacataaaaagaccCCAAATTTTCTCtgatttaaatgtgtcttgaatcaagcttgatatttgttttgaataagttcaatacatgccaagtatactatctcaacttaaatcaaagttatttgtaattttataacattattacgtcatgaataagagtttgtaccgccattttttaaaaagagtttaataactgttaaatttgatccagattattgcttaaGAAAAGGTGTACCCATCTGTCAAGCAAAAtgcaattaatatatattgtgtattaagagaagacgaaaaatgtatttgaatatgaatttgctcgacgcatgggctgtatgttttctgtaaggaaaacaccctgaatttatgaaattttcattgattttggcatttttggcaattttatgccaacttcaacctcttgtcatacaacacaaagcaatttcggatcaaattaaacgtagttttgatttgcttatatattccttatttgaatgccataTTTTGGGACCCCTGCTGAAATCGTCTATTTTCTGGACCAGATGAcagtagaaactgtacctacttcttttaCAGTCTTTCATCGGCAATGACgttgtctccatatgagtgaaaaattctcgatcaGGGCATTAATAATGTATAAATAACCAATAAATCATTGGCTTATCATATCCTTGCATGTCTAATAATTTCATCAATGGGTTATGAAAAATGGCTGCAGACATTGTTGACGCGCGAAAGAACAAAGGAAGAGAAAGAATAGAAACCGATCAGAAACAATAACAGCTTGAATTAAGAGAGCTGTGATAAGTCGTGTAGCAGGATGTAGGTGCAGTTGACACTAGATACTATTTGAATGTACACTGTTCctatttaatgtacatgtttaattgaatattgaaatattttacgaTATGCGATTTTGATAATCAGTACTCGGTTGAGTACCCGGTGAatcctttcttttttacaatgGTAAACCAAAGTACAAACGTTTTCATTTTAGTAAATCAAACCGTCAAAATCCTCAGTTTAGGAAATTGAACTATCATAGTCTTTGCTATAATAATCTATGATTcgatttctaaaaaaaatatatttcaataagtttCCTTCATACTCTAGAGATGTGAGTGAGTACTTGatgctacatgtacacttaAGAATTCTAAGGGTTTGTGTCGGTACATAATTAGTGCagtgtacatattgtcgtcgaCTACAGTTTCTATCGTCTTAAATTGGGAAAAGGGAAGGCCTTGGCATATATTGTTATGGGAGACAATATATGACATCGGGCGAGAGCATATACCGTGATGTTATGTACATGAACAGCGGCGCTGACAACATTATGACCTGAACGACAGTATGTAGGCTACTTTCCCCATTATATTTACTTATAAAATCAAGAATTGTTAGTGTTTCGTGTCGGATGATGCATgaggaaaatgacaaatattattatatgttatatagatttcttatacATTAACTTCACAAAGGTTGTCAACTAaaatgttgggttttttttaaagaacataTTAGAAGACTGTGAAATGTCtaatatattgtataatgttAACCGCATGAGTACTAACTGGATTATCTGTCATGTTAGATAAATGTTGAAAGATCAATTTATTGAGGACTGGATATTGAAATGTAACAAATCTTTTAAATGAATAGCTTACGTACTTTTTACAAATCTTACTTTCAAATGTcaagaatatatacatataatgtgAAATATTTAAATGCATAAAGAACGTATATTAACAAGATTTACACCTACAAATCATAAATAACCCATAGAAACGGGGAGGTAGCTAGATATAGATCGAAATCAAAGAAAACGTCATATTTCCCGCTCTGATATTGGAGATGAAATGCATTATATTCTAATTTGTCATGCTTTGAATGTTATTAGGTGACATTATATAACATAAATTTCATTCTAGACCTAAGGTTAATTGTTAccaatattgaaatatagaaaCAACAATCAAACAAATTCGGTTGAAATCCAGTCCGCTATATTCACAATATCAAGATACCTTCTAAGGATATATTGCATATGTGTACTTACGCTCAGATCTGACAGACTAACTCTGAATATATTCTCTTTGACAATCAAAGGCCATTCCTTTTCTAGGTTCGTTGTAACAGCAGACCATGTTTTTTCTGTCTCACTTCTTTCCTGCGTTCCGTCACTACTGCTTCCTGGCAGTTCCTGTATTGCGTCCCATTTTGTGGTCATGAATATTGCTGAGCTTGCTTCAAACCATTCCAAGTCTCCCATTTTCACCAGGACATTTTCCAGAAGAGTGGGAAGCTTTATTAACAATCATAAAATAGtatgtacatttattatgaaattGTCGTGATAACAGgaacatttattatatacaattACGTTTCGCTTGTGATGGATATTATATCTCATGTGAATAAGCTGAATGAATACACGGCACAAAAGACTTAGAGTTGACAATTTGGTTATTCTCTCTTAGACAATCACAGCAACTTTTTgtatttatatgaaatttttcCAAGATGTACACCCGTTCGACAGAAATTGACCATGTACGTACACCATCAAATTTGTATACATCTGCTGTAAcgaacaacaaaaataaaagtacatgcatttttttaaaattcttcttgcCTTTCGGAAACTTCCCCCCAACTGcatgttttaattaaaactGACCTCATGAGAATCAGTCAgattgcaatatacatgtactgttaaCAAGTGGAGGAGGATGCTTCATCTATAAACTTATGTATCTTAGAAAACTAATTAATCTATTGCAGAATCTTACTATTCCTTCAAAGCCACCGGCACGAGATACATCAATAAGAAAGACTACAGCCAAAGCATCAGGCATCaattgtgtgacgtcatgtagCAGTTCGCTCACACGATTATTCTCATTCGTCGACGGGGTATCCACCAACGCTACAGCTCTCTGCAAGGAAAATCATGAATAAGAACATCATCTTTCAGAAGGTTTTTGATTGATATAAACTCTTGCAGATTCAAATGAATATTAATCTTTGCATAAACGGTTACCCTGACATTAGAGAGGGGTACGTGAACATCAATAGCTGATATGAGCGAACAATTGATTTGGTCAGGATCACATATTTCCTGAAGTCGCAAGGATAGAGCTTCTGAATCTCTGAAGTGTTCTCGTTCGGGTTCCGTGTCATCCTCCTTATGAACGACAATATTTCTATCTCCATGATGACTTATTGTAAACGTCACGTGAGTAGAGATATACATCGGAGTATCGAAAATCTCATCACCGATCAGAGCATTGATGAGAGTTGTTTTCCCCGAACAATTGTCCCCTTGAAGAATAAAATAGAAACAGATTGTATATGTTATTAAAACCATCCAAATGCATTCATTAGATTCACTTTAAGCTGACGAACAATTTATAAAGTTACTCTTCAATATAATGTCGAATCATGATAATACGTCTCGGGTAAAGCTTAGGAAGCCATTGTATTCCGTCTGTTAATTTTTGTAGCTGGAAGATAGATTTTACTCAATTTCATCAAACCTGAAACATTTGATGACTATTCAATTAGTCAATTTAAAATTGAATGTAATACAATAGGATAGAGCTGAAGTAGATAAATTTGATTATGGCACAATATAgttttaatttacaattattactcaaaatcacaaaaaaaatatGTCCATTGCCTGTacttaaaatatagaaaaacacctttgtaaataaaagtatattAATTTACTTCCTCTAAAATAAATGGGAaatagaaaacacaaatataaaatgtttaatcaaaTATAAGGGTTATTCTTAAATCATATTTAGAATTAGCATATCTTAGAAATGACTTTAAAATGCAGTTGTATTTATGCATCAATGGTCAATATGCGATTTCataacattttaccaaggtgtgTAAAATCCCTTAAGGTAGCCTTTTTAAGTGATTCAAATAACTTCTGCTGACCTACATAATTTACCACACTCAGTATTGAGGACAATATATCCAGCAGGGGAAAATGTACGTATGAAAATCCCACGCTCGCGGCGcccttttcattttaaatgaaaCGAAAAATAGATTCTGATTAATTGAAagtattaataaattttgtaaaacataaaaCGCCTGCAAAAGCAATAGTTATTTCAAAGTACTTTATTTGATTTCAGTATTCTTAAACAACAATGCTTTCTCAAAAGTATATGTGATTTTCATTGTTCTTAAACACACATGTGGTCATGCCATATCCATGACCATGTCAACATTGTCCACATCGGAATTTACCTGCAACTATGACTTTATAATCACTCCTAGACATATCCCGATCTAAGTCATCCAACGAGTCTATGTAATTTGGGAATGTTGCTGACAGTTCCTCTTCAAATACATCTTTAAAGACTCTATCTTCTAAGATTATTCTCAGGGAAGACGACACTTCTTTTATACGACTAGCAAAGAGCTCATGACCATCTTGTTGTTGAAATCTGGAGCTCTCCATCACTTGTAAATTTCTTGGTAAAATATGGTATTGATGTGAGCAAGTGTAAcaataatattgatatattggAAAATACGTGCACACATCTCAACAGACCAGTGTTTGaaatttgtataaaacatcACTTAATTCATTAAGGTTTTTTATATATAGCTGAATGACTACGATATACAAGACATAACTACAGGTATTTTCAAACGCGTCACAAAAGTGTTTGTTATTACAGACCCTAAAGCGTATTATTACACCGGTGGAACAACGAACAAACGTTGAGCGGTTTGGGAACGAACGGTTTTGTTTGAGGAACAAACGCTAAACGGTTTGAACGAAACGGTTGGGAACGCACAGTTCTCATAAAGAACGGAGCGCTTTGGTCCAAGCTGGAAACGAACAGTTTGgcctcaattttgtattctttcgTTACTTATTCATGCATAGACATTGCGAGAAAGAGAGAAATTGCTCATTGCTTCACCAATGTAAAGTGCTTTAAAAcgtttgtgatttttttttttatcaaatgcaTATTCATAATGAACGTATCCAAAATGAATAGATCAATACATGAACATGcaatttgataataaataagaatttaggattttaaggaagttagctcctgagcttttgagcacaactgcgcaggatgctacaactaagtatttactggttcaatactgattccATTCGTGCAAACATGTTACACATCCATTGTTGAACCCTATCCCGTTGAAAAgatttgtgtcaattcaaattttgaaagggtttcacagggactatattttgtggcggaaggattcattaatcaaaaagttctaaatatGCATGATTTTACAGTATCGGTTTCATCCGATGTATTGTCTATTTTGATtatcctatacgtgtatttcagttttataatttatgatacaggtagctGAGACTTGGAagtagttcaaatgttgtaatttattaacttggttgatatatttttccaaacagaacaccgattgtTCAAAACGTATTCATTTATcgtaattttgtataaaaattcagtattttcaccAATAATTCAAGCATTTGATCTTTAATATCCACTTTTTAAAGTGTAAGACCataccttgaaaattatgtaaaattttagaaactgaccttactcctaatatgtccttttaaactctcaattttgatatcataaaaaatttcgtatatcaagtgcaaaaaggtgattattcatttccattactagtatcaTGTCACATTTTATGTCCAAACTACTATCCCTAGTTTTAACCTTGTACAAAAGAATtagatgtatataatttattccTAACTTGTTTCCATAAAGGTAAAGTTAATGATGTTCACCAGGTCTAAATTTAGATACCTGTGTATATATGCACTTGAAATACCAGTTGCAAGTTAGTTTGGGCGTAGCAGGCAAGGCGTGCATAGCCATAGTTGGCACCCTGttttttgtatattgaaaacttCACTTACTAATTTCTCTTATAAACCAGATTGTCTTCACTTCACTTCTGAGGTAAGTTTATCTGTATTCAATATATTTAGTAAATACCGTAATGCATTGCAAACAGCTTTGCCATTTTCTCTTATCCTACAACTTTATAGTAAAGGTAATCTCAAGTTtgcatattgtatatgtaatattgtttCACACGTCATAATGTACCAGTAGTGAGTATATCATATCAAAGTAATGAGTAGAACTTTATGCTCATAGAGTAGTAGTAAAGTTACATATGCGTAACGTTTTGTATGTGTAGtacagtgtacagtgtatatacgtTGTATACCAAAATATGCGATGTATACAGTAGTGGTAAAATGTAAAACCACAATATCAACGTTATAGTGGATTTATCAAATGTACAGTATGAAGTTTACGTACATAGTAAACTGTTGTGCAACGATACAGTATGTATTCTTGAAATGACATTTATATTATAGATCCAAGGTACAAGTAGACCAAATACAGAAAATATTGCCTTTCGAAAGTTATACCTCTGTCTGTCAAAGTTTGGGAAGAAGAGCATATGTGGAAGCAGAAACCAActttaattatttaatgaaCTGTAGTAAACAAAACTGTAATATGTAAAAGtggagaaatatatatatatctatatatatatatatatatatatatatatatatatatatatatatatatatatatatatatatatataatccaaatagaaagagttgatatcacacagtcaaaataattcaataaaaaaagcaggaaaatatacagttccaaaatatatttaaatcactagcgctttctggattttaacatccatcctcaggtgaatataaattaataatggaactgtatattttcctgctttttttattgaattatatatatatatatatatatatatatatatatataccttggATCTATAATATAAATGTCATTTCAAGAATACATACTGTATCGTTTGCGGGAACGAACGGTTTGAGGGAGAGAACGCTTTGAGGAAACAGACGGCTTTAGATGAGAAAGCAACGATTTTGGTTGGAAATGGAAAGCTGAACGGTTTAAACAGAACGGTTTGATGTTCTTATTTAGAACTGAACGGTTCGTATGGTGTAGTAGTTCTCTTCAGCGTCTGTAAATTATTTCGATACTTAGGTACATCAATTGTGTTTCATactattgttaggccgttctttacccACTGAGTTTTGGCTACGAATTATTCCGAttgtctgatcaagatataggacttatggcaggtgtgaccggccgacaggggatgtttactcctcctagacacgaCACCGGATCACACCTCTGGTaaccctatccgattttttattctgacgttttcggtatagggctacaattccataggatctccgtaatggtgcaaaataaatttatgaataaccgataataagctccgtgtattagtcccaaatgttttgtataccaaaaggagtaccaactgtGTGCTTgagcatgtctaataaaggtgttttttcattaaacatcatgtaccgcatgcaaaattcttcgtctgctctgccatgcttgttatcgcgagatctcgtaggtggatctactgaaaaacttaaacattgacaatctgcgcAAAAATGTAGATACTCGAGccactccgacaaagaaagaGAAATCATATGgttacagaaataatttacactctgctgttcgtgtttgaacttgatattaaatctaaacctttttaataccgacgaaataaCTTTCGCATCCGTACTTCtccattgatgtaaacactaccttatatgacatatgcaactaacttgacaatcggaagttgaaacttcagtatatcaaacatggcgcacaaatatgaatcgagaaattgaaatatatcaaaattgttgaaaacggtagaatagagcctcacaaatcgcaAGTtgtgggttttaaaaatttatatattgactaaaaaacatagaatatcattttatttacataatgaaagtcagcaaatgtttagaatgattgaaaatgttgcgagagtgaatcactcccgcatttccACCATTActgagatcctaaggagttgtagccttCTCCCAGTACTACAAAATTGCAGCTAATGGTGTgttccaggggtccatgtttcccatactcttaattttgtattgtttataggagttatgagatagacaACTCTTCGTTATATCACCTTTTCATGATACTACAGCTTTTATACGGGGAAAATACAGGGAAGGAGTAACTACGTTATTGATATTATATTTTGTCTGAAGCAAAGATATCACTGACGTATCTTTATACAGGATATTCATGTATTATCTTTAATTGTATAAAAATTACAGGATGTGCTACTTATTGCGGAAACTTACGAATCATTTTCATTTCGTGAGCCAGTAACTGGGGTTcctgaaaataaatcattataagAACATTTCATTGGATATGTACTGAGAGGGTGCAGGATTGGAATACAGTAAGATAAGTATATTTCCTATTTCACgttgatgatactttaacaaaTGTAATTGCATTATTaagttatttttaatgtttaaaagtTATATACATTTCTTTGAATCCTGACCATCAGCGAACATACAGTTTATAATTACATTTACTAGCATTCTTTTCAATACAACATATTTAACCAATATTCCTCTTTCGTTCCTACATAAACGTTTGAATCCATGGAATAATCACGGCCCCATGATTTCAACGAGCTTAAGTCTTCACAAGTGGATACCTGCATATTGTCTAGACAGTTTCACATGTCGTTCGAGTATATCCTTAAAACCCGAGATCTCATGTCGCGGCAGACGTTgacatgttaaagaaccctcaatcAAACGGTCTTACGCACCAAGCATAGGTCGGTATTTGTGGTTCTTCTGATATtgcaatatgagtgaaaaggcATCgatgggatgtaaaacaaaattggAAAGAAACAACTAGTCTTTTATGATATGATTTTGTACAACACAGAACGAACATCTGATGAGTGTTGGATAATACCAAGTTTGGTGAAATAAGCGATGCCCACCGCACATGGTCAAATACGAAACAAATAATGATATACTTGTATTGATATTACCATTACCTCCATA
This genomic interval carries:
- the LOC125662632 gene encoding uncharacterized protein LOC125662632 isoform X1, with the protein product MSDSQDTCELETQSSDLELERGFVKVESRTARTIYGGTPVTGSRNENDSNLQVMESSRFQQQDGHELFASRIKEVSSSLRIILEDRVFKDVFEEELSATFPNYIDSLDDLDRDMSRSDYKVIVAGDNCSGKTTLINALIGDEIFDTPMYISTHVTFTISHHGDRNIVVHKEDDTEPEREHFRDSEALSLRLQEICDPDQINCSLISAIDVHVPLSNVRRAVALVDTPSTNENNRVSELLHDVTQLMPDALAVVFLIDVSRAGGFEGILPTLLENVLVKMGDLEWFEASSAIFMTTKWDAIQELPGSSSDGTQERSETEKTWSAVTTNLEKEWPLIVKENIFRVSLSDLSTQNTELSDEFRRFLDLLHRSIDVNLERRYYKHLKFLEKLLTQIESCMLAKINRDQDPQSRTAALQNIQKKISKEKERLRECVKSKLEKISNDLYTYINSKAGQNEILKPFDTSLVKAPFGIFRDSLLKTIVSGIRIWCTGPNVSKIIKDIDHDIEIAVTEIDDDFRNLECDITGVSIREFIRTDDSEMKLGVVFSSLAPKQTRDYLWKLIPTTMILKNDYILAKAIDHLYVQCLKILTKSDIEAAFEHSIGFQYDRKISKLFKSFEQKVCGGEKMIMNKSVSAHDLERKGYLGLLQKNISCIRLLKQDFYQD
- the LOC125662632 gene encoding uncharacterized protein LOC125662632 isoform X3; amino-acid sequence: MSDSQDTCELETQSSDLELERGFVKVESRTARTIYGGTPVTGSRNENDSNLQVMESSRFQQQDGHELFASRIKEVSSSLRIILEDRVFKDVFEEELSATFPNYIDSLDDLDRDMSRSDYKVIVAGDNCSGKTTLINALIGDEIFDTPMYISTHVTFTISHHGDRNIVVHKEDDTEPEREHFRDSEALSLRLQEICDPDQINCSLISAIDVHVPLSNVRRAVALVDTPSTNENNRVSELLHDVTQLMPDALAVVFLIDVSRAGGFEGILPTLLENVLVKMGDLEWFEASSAIFMTTKWDAIQELPGSSSDGTQERSETEKTWSAVTTNLEKEWPLIVKENIFRVSLSDLSTQNTELSDEFRRFLDLLHRSIDVNLERRYYKHLKFLEKLLTQIESCMLAKINRDQDPQSRTAALQNIQKKISKIISERHQADANSH
- the LOC125662632 gene encoding uncharacterized protein LOC125662632 isoform X2, with protein sequence MESSRFQQQDGHELFASRIKEVSSSLRIILEDRVFKDVFEEELSATFPNYIDSLDDLDRDMSRSDYKVIVAGDNCSGKTTLINALIGDEIFDTPMYISTHVTFTISHHGDRNIVVHKEDDTEPEREHFRDSEALSLRLQEICDPDQINCSLISAIDVHVPLSNVRRAVALVDTPSTNENNRVSELLHDVTQLMPDALAVVFLIDVSRAGGFEGILPTLLENVLVKMGDLEWFEASSAIFMTTKWDAIQELPGSSSDGTQERSETEKTWSAVTTNLEKEWPLIVKENIFRVSLSDLSTQNTELSDEFRRFLDLLHRSIDVNLERRYYKHLKFLEKLLTQIESCMLAKINRDQDPQSRTAALQNIQKKISKEKERLRECVKSKLEKISNDLYTYINSKAGQNEILKPFDTSLVKAPFGIFRDSLLKTIVSGIRIWCTGPNVSKIIKDIDHDIEIAVTEIDDDFRNLECDITGVSIREFIRTDDSEMKLGVVFSSLAPKQTRDYLWKLIPTTMILKNDYILAKAIDHLYVQCLKILTKSDIEAAFEHSIGFQYDRKISKLFKSFEQKVCGGEKMIMNKSVSAHDLERKGYLGLLQKNISCIRLLKQDFYQD